The following coding sequences lie in one Fundulus heteroclitus isolate FHET01 chromosome 20, MU-UCD_Fhet_4.1, whole genome shotgun sequence genomic window:
- the ruvbl1 gene encoding ruvB-like 1, with amino-acid sequence MKIEEVKSNTKTQRIASHSHVKGLGLDEAGNAKQAACGLVGQEAAREACGIIVEMIRSKKMAGRAVLLAGPPGTGKTALALAMAQELGNKVPFCPMVGSEVYSAEIKKTEVLMENFRRAIGLRIKETKEVYEGEVTELSPCETENPMGGYGKTISHVIIGLKTAKGTKQLKLDPSIYESLQKERVEVGDVIYIEANSGAVKRQGRCDTFATEFDLEAEEYVPLPKGDVHKKKEIVQDVTLHDLDVANARPQGGQDILSMMGQLMKPKKTEITDKLRAEINKVVNRYIDQGVAELVPGVLFVDEVHMLDIECFTYLHRALESSIAPIVVFASNRGKCLIRGTEDISSPHGIPLDLLDRVMIIRTMLYTPQEMKQIIKIRAQTEGISISEEALTHLAEIGTKTTLRYAVQLLTPASLLGRVQGKETVEREQVEEINELFYDAKSSAKILQDQHHKFMK; translated from the exons ATGAAGATCGAGGAGGTAAAAAGTAACACAAAAACTCAAAGGATCGCCTCACACAGTCACGTAAAAGGACTGGGGCTAGACGAGGCCGGGAATGCTAAACAGGCAGCATGTGGACTGGTGGGACAGGAGGCTGCAAGAGAG GCCTGTGGGATCATTGTTGAGATGATCCGCTCAAAAAAGATGGCAGGAAGAGCAGTTTTGTTGGCAGGACCACCAGGAACAGGGAAG ACTGCTCTCGCTTTGGCTATGGCACAGGAGTTGGGAAACAAGGTGcctttctgtcccatggttgGCAGCGAAGTGTACTcggctgaaataaaaaaaacagaagtactAATGGAGAATTTTAGGAGAGCGATCG GTCTGCGGATCAAAGAAACAAAGGAGGTGTATGAAGGGGAGGTGACGGAGCTGAGCCCGTGTGAGACGGAGAACCCCATGGGTGGCTACGGAAAAACCATCAGCCACGTCATCATCGGTCTGAAGACGGCCAAAGGCACCAAGCAGCTCAAG TTGGACCCCAGCATCTACGAGAGTCTTCAGAAAGAGCGTGTCGAAGTGGGGGACGTCATCTACATCGAAGCTAACAGTGGTGCTGTCAAG AGACAAGGCCGCTGTGACACCTTTGCGACGGAGTTCGACCTTGAGGCCGAGGAGTACGTCCCGCTTCCCAAAGGTGACGTCCACAAGAAGAAGGAGATAGTCCAAGATGTCACGCTTCACGACCTGGATGTCGCGAATGCCCGGCCGCAG GGAGGCCAGGACATTCTCTCCATGATGGGACAGCTGATGAAGCCCAAAAAGACAGAGATCACAG ATAAGCTCCGGGCTGAGATCAACAAGGTGGTGAACCGCTACATAGACCAGGGCGTGGCCGAGCTCGTACCCGGGGTGCTGTTTGTGGACGAGGTGCACATGCTCGACATAGAGTGCTTCACCTACCTCCACCGCGCTCTGGAAAGCAGCATCGCCCCGATCGTTGTGTTCGCCTCCAACAGAGGAAAATGTCTGATCAG GGGGACAGAGGACATCAGCTCTCCACACGGGATCCCTCTGGACCTCCTGGACAGGGTGATGATAATCCGCACCATGCTGTACACGCCGCAGGAGATGAAGCAG atcatcAAGATCCGCGCTCAGACCGAGGGGATCAGCATCAGCGAGGAGGCCCTCACACATCTGGCTGAGATCGGCACAAAAACCACCCTCAG GTACGCTGTGCAGCTGCTGACGCCAGCCAGCCTGCTGGGCCGCGTTCAGGGAAAAGAGACGGTGGAGAGGGAGCAGGTCGAGGAGATTAACGAGTTGTTCTACGACGCCAAGTCTTCAGCCAAAATCCTCCAAGACCAGCACCACAAGTTCATGAAATGA